The DNA region TCAGCAAAGTATGTTAAGATTGAAATGCAATCGCAATCTGGTCAGTAGAGAAGGCAGTCATGATATGACAGAATAAAAACAGAGGCCATAGCTTCGCCAGAACTTTTCATCGTCTTGTGGTTACTTTCAGAGGATCTCAAATCATCACTTGCGCAATTCACAcagttcctttttcttttcaatgacATATATTCACATAAAATAGAAAGCAGAAAAACCAATACCTATCGCGACTCTCTTTTGCAAGTGACCTGAGAGATTTAACAGTCGACTCGACAAGATCCATATCATTCTCCACTGTTTCATTATTCCAGCCCTGGGATGGAAAATACAATATTAAAGACATACTACAACAACTAAATCTTTTCAGTGGGCTCGGTTATTAATAAGAAATATAATTGTACAAAAGAAGTATCTATTGCTTAATAGCCAAAGATTTTTAATAAATCGGAATATCATTATCCTTTTCTTCTAGACGGAATAATTCTCGATTTATCAAACATAAAAAGACTAGATATTATCTGAAAGTAGACAAGGATGTAGTTTATCCTCCGAAAAAACTAACCTCTGTAGGTGATGGATAAGGACATATCATGATAGAATCTGCTCTTTTACATTCCTTGGGTGAAGGAAGCCGCTGCCACAATTCTTCCGTAACAAACGGCATAAATGGATGAAGCAATCGAAGGCCATTATCAAGACAGAACCACAAGGTATCCTGTGCATGGCGTCTTTCAGAAGCAAACTTGGGATCATTACCAGCAAAGTAAGGTTTAATCACTTCAATAAAGACATCACACAATTGATACTGCCACCAAGAATACACAGCAGTGGTAGCATGTGAGAACTCAAATGATTCTAGAGactttattgttttagttatgattTTGTTTAACACCGAGAGAATCCACTGGCAGCTAAATGGAAGAACATCTGGACCCAAATTTGCAGGAGGAATATAATCATCTCCAAGCTTGCTCATGGCAAATCGTATAGCATTCCACAATTTATTACACCATTGACGATACCCAACCACCCTTTGAATATCAAGGTTGATTTTATCAGactgaaatgaaagaaaataacaCAATTAATAATGAATTCAATGAATTGATGAGAAAAAGAAATGCCGTATAAACATTGGTAGAATATTGACACCTGAGCTGTGTATGAAACCAGTGCAAAACGGAGAGCATCTGCACCACATTCCTCAATGCCATTTGGAAAGTCCTTCTTCTGACCCTCTATCGCAACAGCTAGTTCTTTAGGGTCTAGGTTACCACCCTCTAACCTCTTATGTAGACCTTCCAGCGATATCCCATTTATCACTTCGATTGGATCAATAACATTTCCTAATGACTTGGACATTTTGCGCCCATGTGCATCACGAATCATGGGATGTAAATAAATCTGCAAAGAATGGAAATCACACATGcataaacaagaattaaaccctcCCTAAATGATCATCATAAGACAGCAAAGTCACCTGTCTAAAAGGCACATCACCGCCCAACTTCATTCCTAACATCACCATACGTGCAACCCAGAAGAATAAGATATCATGACCGGTTTCCAAAACAGAAGTTGGATAGAATGTCTTTAGGTCTTTTGTGTCATCAGGCCAGCCCAACACAGATAATGGGAACAGACCAGAAGAAAACCATGTATCAAGAACGTCGGGGTCGCGGATCAAATGGAACTTCTTTCCACTATACCTTTGGCTAGCCTCAGCTTGGGCCTCCTCCTCATTTCTTGCCACTACCCAATGATCATTGTAAACACCAAACTCCTTCAGTTGGTCATCTTCCAAAGTGACATACCATGCAGGTATTTGGTGACCCCACCACAACTGCCGTGAAATGCACCAATCGCGTATGTTTTCTAGCCATCTGTAAACTTGAAATCTTAGATTAAGACATTGTAATATAAAAACGTGCACAAAGGCAAAataaaatccaattttaaaaaaCATGCCACCCAAATACTTAGTTGAGCTGAAAACCTAAAAGCAAAGCAGCTCAGTAAACTAAGATTGATTGTATTATTCAAGATTTTATCTGCCTCTATTTCAGTCTTGAGCTGTACCAAGCATAGCAAAACTCAATTCTTAACCTTTTTCcctaataaaaagagaatgataCTATTATTCTTTATATGATAAGATTAGCTTCCAGTGTAGTATAAAAGCATAAACTACAATTCAGAAAACTACGAAGAGTCAATTTTATAATAGATCATTATGAAAAAAGTGCAAAGAAATATATAAGCACCTCTTCCAATCAGCCAAATATTGTTTTGGAACAATTTCTAGCTTTATGTTTTCCTCATCCACAGCAGCATTAAGACCTTCCTTTGCCATATCTCCACAACTAACATACCACTGGGGCTTTATCATAGGCTCGATAACATCATTGCTTCTTGAACATACACCAAGGCGCATTTCATTGTTTTCAGAACCCCTATAAAGTCCCTATAAGGAAGGAGAGGAGAAATAAGCACCACCCAAACTTGATTCTTTCAACACATTCTCACCAAAGATTGAAACAAATACAAGTAATATGGCCACCCAGTCACCAAAAGATGCATTCATTAGTCAGATTGCACATAGATACTTGTGCAAATTCCGACAAGAGTAACAATAACTATTGATCTTATCCGAGGGACAAAAGATATCATATGCAACAATCAATTTTATAACAATACCTTCTTTTGTAATGCTTCTGCTATTGCTTCTCGAGCTTTAAATCGTGGCATGCCCAAAAATTCAGAGCCACCATTGGAATTTATTTTTCCATCATCAGTGAAAACATTAATGAATTCAAGGTTGTGACGTTTTCCCACCTCAAAATCATTTGGATCATGGGCAGGTGTGATCTGCAAGGACAAGGGAAGTAACATAATGCATACAAAATCACTTCAAAAAGAACTTCAACACACACAGAGCTTTTAATCATACATATAGAGAATACCTTGACGGCACCTGTACCAAATGCTGGATCAACAAGAATAGCATCACAAACTATAGGAAGTTTTCTTCCACTGAATGGATGAATAACACATTTTCCATGAAATTGGCTGTATCTTTGATCATCAGGATGTACGGCAATAGCAGTGTCACCAAGCATGGTTTCAATCCTAGTTGTGGCAACAATAATTTCACCTAGGTTCCCTTCCAAGGGGTATGCAAATTTGGTTAGAACTCCAAACTCTACTGGTTTGTCATACCCGGGGACCTTTAGCAGGGTCCTTTCTTTTACATCAATATAATCCACCTGCATGCAGAAAAGCAAATTACATTACACAGAATTCATTAGAGGAACAACAGAGAAGCAATGCATTGCATACCTCAATATCAGATATAGCAGTTCGTAATACACAATCCCAGTTCACCAAACGAAGGTCCCTACAACAGTGACCAAAACAGAGAAATTAGAATTGCATACTGTGCACTGGCAACAGAAAAAACTGAAATATAAACCATACTATAGAAATTGAGAACTTATAGAACACACAAAGTTTGATAAACAGAATTATCAGCtttagatttcaaattaattCACAAAGATACATTAGATATGAATATATGATTTTACCATGGCGCatttattaaactaaataaacAATTCAGGTTTAAGTGAACATTTCAAGTTTTAAACAAGAATTAATAAAGTATCTATGATTCTTaagaactgaaaaaaaaaaaaaaaacttaataattGTTGCCAACAACCATCACACCTATAAATAAGGCCTTGCTTGTAAAGCATCACAAATGCCTCTGTCACAGCTTTAGATCTTTGATCATCCATTGTGAAGCACTGGAAAGAGAAAGACACGAATATGTTGAAACAAATTACCATGTTATAAAAGTGAAATGGCATAAAACAAATGAACTTTTAGTGGACAGGCATGTGTTCAGCTATCTATGCTTCATTGCTAGGTTGGTTGGATGTTATAAAAATGCTTTTGGGTTGGCCATGCAAAAGAACAAAGATCGTACTTTCAGCTCAagtatttattttcttttgattaacaacaaaaaaatgaAGGAAAAATGAGTCATTAACATTAGACTACACAACAAAGAAGTTAGATATTTACCTCACGTGTCCAATCTAGAGAGGCTCCTAATCGACGTAACTGTTGTAATATTGTGCCTCCATACTTGTCTTTCCACTCCCACACCTATTTTTGTCAACATTCACCAGTAGGTCTAAGCATCAAACTTGAAAAATAAGGCAGACAGGAGCAAAGCATCTTGCATCAGGGTCTAGAAAAGGACTGCACCCAAAAGGGTGTAACATAGGCAGTCTAACCAGATGCAAGCATCAGTAGTTAATTTCACAGCTTAAACCCATGACATTAAGGTCATAATGAGAAAATTGAAACTTTTCTCCAAGGCTCCCAAAATAGAAGGTATTGAAATATTCAAAACAAGGCATAAAATACTTCAATGGAAAACATACCTCAGAAACGAATTTCTCACGGCCCAGATCATGCCTAGTTAGTTTTCGTTCACGCATTATCTTTTTCTCCACAACCACCTGCAACATAGTAGTCAAATTTAAACATAATTCCAAATTATCTCACACATAAATTGATCAAAAattgatctaaactaccattaAAGACAATAAAAGTATGACACAACACAATTTGTAGCAATTTGTTTCTAGCCACAAATTTATAATAGAAGGCACAATACACAATACCCCCACAGAATGAGCAAAATAGAACCAATATATAAACTTAAATATTTAGAAAATGAACCTGTGTGGCAATCCCAGCATGGTCCATCCCAGGCACCCACAAAGCATTGTATCCAGACATCCTTCGCCAACGAATCATGGTGTCCTGCAAGCAATAAATCACATTGAGATTAATAGTTATCAACAGCTAAACTGAATAAGGGAATTTAATTATAAGATACCTCAATTGCAGCTGTTAGAGCATGACCAATGTGAAGAGCTCCAGTCACATTTGGTGGGGGTAAAACCTAAAAATAAAGCACAGTTAGGCACTCAATGGATATAAATAAACAATTGTTCCTTGCTCTAACTCATTTGAAATTTTTAGCTACCTTACATGTACCTCAAAAGCAATGCAAAGGGAAACAAAGACTAAAACTTCTCAAAATTAAACCAAGATCATAACAACatatatcttttcaaattaaaaaattcaccCATTTATCAATACCAATTTGAGAAAAATCACTTCCACCATACAGTGAAAGTACTACAGTCACACTACATAAATAACATGCGAGTTCTCACCACACAAATATTAAGTTACATCCGAATTGCCACCAGGAACAAGCATATATGAGTTCAGCAAAACACTCACAATAACAAAAGGTGGTTTGGAGCTGCTTGAGTCTGCCACAAAATACTTTGATTTCTCCCACCACTCATACCACCTAAATTTTATCAACACAAACAATGAGCATTTCATACAAGGAAACAGCAATAATGAACATAACAACAGGATTGGCACCCACGATTTCTCGACGGCAGTTGGACTGTACTGCTTTGCCATTTGACGAGACATACGTTTCTTGTCACCAGAAGTGGTCTCAGGATCAATGAAGTCTTCAGGATTCTCATCCTCCGCGCCACGTCTGGCAGCTTTCTTTTCACTCTTTTTTGGGGCATTGGATTGCTGAGCTTGTTGCTGCTGAAACCAACAAGGAGAAAAAGCTGAAAAATTCAAGCATAATTTGCAATGTCAAATGCTCAAACTGAGACAGAACACAAACAGGTTCACATTATATTAAACAAAATCAGGCATTGCTATTGCACAGCATGAGAAATCTGTGAATTGTAGTCACCTGAGCTTGCTTTTGGAGGaatttctctttcttcaattGCTTTTCTCTTGCCTGCCCACAAAATCCACAAAATCCACAAACTTGtcacatgaaaattaaaaacaaaacaaaaaaaaaaagttgccaTTCAATAGTACTATTATTACGCTAGTCTAAAAGAATAGATTCAAATCAAAAGTTGAAAGCTTTTCAGCTAGTTTACAACACTATTTGAATTCCTCCCATAACTATCATAAAGGAATTCATTTCAGCAAAAAGGGTGTCGAAAACCCCATTAATGGAAATCCCATGGAAGTGTCAAAAACCCAGAAAGCTGAAAACTTGAATCAATAAATGAATGAGCAAGTAGGGATCTTAAAAGATTGCGATGAAGATGGAGAaaccttctcctccttcttcttcttcttctctggatcTTCGATTACTTGCTCCTTGTTGTTCTGCGAGGAATTGTCCATTGGAAGATGAGAGTGAGAGTTGCGGGAATTGAGTGTGCGAAGTGGAATCCAATGGCGGCCCTTTCCACGAGTCTATGGCAATGGAAAGGAAGGAGTCGCAATGTCAGATAGAGTGACTCAAGCAAGACAAACACTAACCTAGCCACCTAGGTGTTTTGTTCAAATTTAAAACTTCTAATTGAAAATAAGGGTAAGTTTAGAAATTACATTGTCCCAAAGACAAGATTTTTTTCTAGTAAGGTTCTGAAGTGTAATTACcgatttattgatttattagaCCAACTATTATAAGGTTTGAATTGATTCTTAGACATAAGACACAAAGAATGAAAGAATAtcgatataaaattaatatttttataaaaaaattagaagaaatatataataataaaaaat from Arachis hypogaea cultivar Tifrunner chromosome 10, arahy.Tifrunner.gnm2.J5K5, whole genome shotgun sequence includes:
- the LOC112716778 gene encoding valine--tRNA ligase, mitochondrial 1 isoform X1 — translated: MDNSSQNNKEQVIEDPEKKKKKEEKAREKQLKKEKFLQKQAQQQQAQQSNAPKKSEKKAARRGAEDENPEDFIDPETTSGDKKRMSRQMAKQYSPTAVEKSWYEWWEKSKYFVADSSSSKPPFVIVLPPPNVTGALHIGHALTAAIEDTMIRWRRMSGYNALWVPGMDHAGIATQVVVEKKIMRERKLTRHDLGREKFVSEVWEWKDKYGGTILQQLRRLGASLDWTRECFTMDDQRSKAVTEAFVMLYKQGLIYRDLRLVNWDCVLRTAISDIEVDYIDVKERTLLKVPGYDKPVEFGVLTKFAYPLEGNLGEIIVATTRIETMLGDTAIAVHPDDQRYSQFHGKCVIHPFSGRKLPIVCDAILVDPAFGTGAVKITPAHDPNDFEVGKRHNLEFINVFTDDGKINSNGGSEFLGMPRFKAREAIAEALQKKGLYRGSENNEMRLGVCSRSNDVIEPMIKPQWYVSCGDMAKEGLNAAVDEENIKLEIVPKQYLADWKRWLENIRDWCISRQLWWGHQIPAWYVTLEDDQLKEFGVYNDHWVVARNEEEAQAEASQRYSGKKFHLIRDPDVLDTWFSSGLFPLSVLGWPDDTKDLKTFYPTSVLETGHDILFFWVARMVMLGMKLGGDVPFRQIYLHPMIRDAHGRKMSKSLGNVIDPIEVINGISLEGLHKRLEGGNLDPKELAVAIEGQKKDFPNGIEECGADALRFALVSYTAQSDKINLDIQRVVGYRQWCNKLWNAIRFAMSKLGDDYIPPANLGPDVLPFSCQWILSVLNKIITKTIKSLESFEFSHATTAVYSWWQYQLCDVFIEVIKPYFAGNDPKFASERRHAQDTLWFCLDNGLRLLHPFMPFVTEELWQRLPSPKECKRADSIMICPYPSPTEGWNNETVENDMDLVESTVKSLRSLAKESRDRRPAFVLCLTRAVEEIISSRQLEIVTLANLSSLTVINENDAVPSGYANTVVNETLSVYLELQGTSSAEAEQGKMKKIEELKKQIEKLEKIMSAPGYEEKVLPQVRAKNQEKLDSLKERLLLEETAGLTIASK
- the LOC112716778 gene encoding valine--tRNA ligase, mitochondrial 1 isoform X2, coding for MDNSSQNNKEQVIEDPEKKKKKEEKAREKQLKKEKFLQKQAQQQAQQSNAPKKSEKKAARRGAEDENPEDFIDPETTSGDKKRMSRQMAKQYSPTAVEKSWYEWWEKSKYFVADSSSSKPPFVIVLPPPNVTGALHIGHALTAAIEDTMIRWRRMSGYNALWVPGMDHAGIATQVVVEKKIMRERKLTRHDLGREKFVSEVWEWKDKYGGTILQQLRRLGASLDWTRECFTMDDQRSKAVTEAFVMLYKQGLIYRDLRLVNWDCVLRTAISDIEVDYIDVKERTLLKVPGYDKPVEFGVLTKFAYPLEGNLGEIIVATTRIETMLGDTAIAVHPDDQRYSQFHGKCVIHPFSGRKLPIVCDAILVDPAFGTGAVKITPAHDPNDFEVGKRHNLEFINVFTDDGKINSNGGSEFLGMPRFKAREAIAEALQKKGLYRGSENNEMRLGVCSRSNDVIEPMIKPQWYVSCGDMAKEGLNAAVDEENIKLEIVPKQYLADWKRWLENIRDWCISRQLWWGHQIPAWYVTLEDDQLKEFGVYNDHWVVARNEEEAQAEASQRYSGKKFHLIRDPDVLDTWFSSGLFPLSVLGWPDDTKDLKTFYPTSVLETGHDILFFWVARMVMLGMKLGGDVPFRQIYLHPMIRDAHGRKMSKSLGNVIDPIEVINGISLEGLHKRLEGGNLDPKELAVAIEGQKKDFPNGIEECGADALRFALVSYTAQSDKINLDIQRVVGYRQWCNKLWNAIRFAMSKLGDDYIPPANLGPDVLPFSCQWILSVLNKIITKTIKSLESFEFSHATTAVYSWWQYQLCDVFIEVIKPYFAGNDPKFASERRHAQDTLWFCLDNGLRLLHPFMPFVTEELWQRLPSPKECKRADSIMICPYPSPTEGWNNETVENDMDLVESTVKSLRSLAKESRDRRPAFVLCLTRAVEEIISSRQLEIVTLANLSSLTVINENDAVPSGYANTVVNETLSVYLELQGTSSAEAEQGKMKKIEELKKQIEKLEKIMSAPGYEEKVLPQVRAKNQEKLDSLKERLLLEETAGLTIASK
- the LOC112716778 gene encoding valine--tRNA ligase, mitochondrial 1 isoform X3, with amino-acid sequence MSRQMAKQYSPTAVEKSWYEWWEKSKYFVADSSSSKPPFVIVLPPPNVTGALHIGHALTAAIEDTMIRWRRMSGYNALWVPGMDHAGIATQVVVEKKIMRERKLTRHDLGREKFVSEVWEWKDKYGGTILQQLRRLGASLDWTRECFTMDDQRSKAVTEAFVMLYKQGLIYRDLRLVNWDCVLRTAISDIEVDYIDVKERTLLKVPGYDKPVEFGVLTKFAYPLEGNLGEIIVATTRIETMLGDTAIAVHPDDQRYSQFHGKCVIHPFSGRKLPIVCDAILVDPAFGTGAVKITPAHDPNDFEVGKRHNLEFINVFTDDGKINSNGGSEFLGMPRFKAREAIAEALQKKGLYRGSENNEMRLGVCSRSNDVIEPMIKPQWYVSCGDMAKEGLNAAVDEENIKLEIVPKQYLADWKRWLENIRDWCISRQLWWGHQIPAWYVTLEDDQLKEFGVYNDHWVVARNEEEAQAEASQRYSGKKFHLIRDPDVLDTWFSSGLFPLSVLGWPDDTKDLKTFYPTSVLETGHDILFFWVARMVMLGMKLGGDVPFRQIYLHPMIRDAHGRKMSKSLGNVIDPIEVINGISLEGLHKRLEGGNLDPKELAVAIEGQKKDFPNGIEECGADALRFALVSYTAQSDKINLDIQRVVGYRQWCNKLWNAIRFAMSKLGDDYIPPANLGPDVLPFSCQWILSVLNKIITKTIKSLESFEFSHATTAVYSWWQYQLCDVFIEVIKPYFAGNDPKFASERRHAQDTLWFCLDNGLRLLHPFMPFVTEELWQRLPSPKECKRADSIMICPYPSPTEGWNNETVENDMDLVESTVKSLRSLAKESRDRRPAFVLCLTRAVEEIISSRQLEIVTLANLSSLTVINENDAVPSGYANTVVNETLSVYLELQGTSSAEAEQGKMKKIEELKKQIEKLEKIMSAPGYEEKVLPQVRAKNQEKLDSLKERLLLEETAGLTIASK